The following are from one region of the Scylla paramamosain isolate STU-SP2022 chromosome 23, ASM3559412v1, whole genome shotgun sequence genome:
- the LOC135112423 gene encoding cadherin-23-like translates to MTVLVIEPWQEEVTLPWIFRVRETGRRHKIDPDTGVITVASALNREERSTFNLLIEAWDNYQFGYATGESRNAFMQLGVTVADINDEVPVFEEREDCTMITEFHQPRETITVVHATDGDDINSPNGRILFSIEGGNEKGPFEIRNIEKTAAEIFAAKPLVGHYGNYSLEVQAQDRGFPPNSVLSHINICVLDLNDHAPQFVSPSENVTIKVPENGTVGSLVIQVRATDQDIGINGAVRYRILKDTLGHWQTFTIDQTTGAILLQKPLDRERQKLYEV, encoded by the exons ATGACTGTGTTGGTGATAGAACCCTGGCAGGAAGAGGTGACGTTGCCTTGGATATTCAGAGTGAGGGAGACTGGCAGAAGACACAAG ATTGATCCAGACACTGGGGTTATTACTGTGGCCTCTGCTCTCAACCGGGAAGAGAGGAGCACCTTCAACCTCCTCATTGAGGCTTGGGACAACTACCAGTTTGGGTATGCAACTGGGGAATCCAGGAATGCCTTCATGCAGCTTGG TGTGACAGTTGCTGACATCAATGATGAAGTGCCTGTGTTTGAGGAGCGGGAAGACTGCACCATGATTACCGAGTTTCACCAGCCTCGGGAAACCATCACTGTGGTGCATGCCACTGATGGTGATGACATAAACTCACCCAATGGCAGGATCCTTTTTTCCATTGAAGGTGGAAATGAGAAAG GTCCGTTTGAGATCCGCAATATAGAAAAAACAGCAGCTGAAATATTTGCTGCCAAGCCCCTTGTTGGCCATTATGGAAACTATTCATTGGAGGTTCAAGCACAAGACAGAGGATTCCCACCAAACTCTGTTTTGTCTCATATTAATATATGTGTACTAGACTTGAATGACCATGCTCCACAGTTTGTCTCTCCATCTGAAAATGTTACAATCAAAGTGCCAGAG AATGGTACTGTTGGGAGCCTGGTGATACAGGTGAGAGCTACAGATCAGGACATTGGCATCAATGGAGCAGTCCGTTACAGGATCCTAAAAGACACTTTGGGACACTGGCAGACCTTCACCATAGATCAGACAACAGGAGCCATATTGCTGCAAAAGCCTCttgacagggagagacagaagCTCTATGAG GTTTAG
- the LOC135111968 gene encoding serine proteinase stubble-like, translated as MGSATPSAAGVADLQVILISYEFNTRKFSMVITRRSVLPQLQQQAALGHCRQLVPLVCVLGGPEPPPPHPALTHWIPTKPLPAPPCGGGGGLRPARPGPITFRLGAKGALRLPRPDLKGFLPQEEEEEEEEARVPPRGTRQRRRRALRPAPPGPRAPPHPPSATPVPTTASVPRPTPGATQSCPPLRPLLPLKQQQQQQQPQQVYSWPYPPQPQQFQYPYDAAEGTDTATTTTTTATTATTRVIQVLPQYASTPQPHSPMTVQAGNVIQAITTMTTMTTTTTMTTATTTTTTTTTTTTTTTTTTTTTTTTALSVAQKEQSQAENKD; from the exons ATGGG atctgccaccccgagtgcggctggggtggcggatcttcaggtgatccttaTTTCCTATGAATTCAACACCAGGAAGTTTTCAATGGTCATCACCAGACGCAGCGTCCTACCACAGCTTCAACAGCAGGCAGCACTCGGACACTGCCGACAACTAGTCCCCT TAGTGTGTGTGCTGGGAGGACCTGAGCCACCTCCACCCCACCCTGCCCTGACACACTGGATCCCCACCAaacctctccctgcccctccctgtgggggaggaggaggtctgcgcCCCGCCCGCCCCGGCCCAATCACCTTCAGGCTTGGGGCAAAGGGTGCGCTGCGGCTGCCCCGCCCTGACCTGAAGGGCTTCctgccacaggaggaggaggaggaggaggaagaggcgcggGTGCCCCCCCGGGGGACACGACAGCGGCGACGACGAGCCCTCCGTCCTGCACCCCCCGGCCCCCGagccccgccccacccaccATCAGCCACACCAGTCCCTACCACAGCCTCTGTCCCCCGCCCCACACCAGGAGCGACTCAGAGCTGCCCTCCGCTGCGCCCCCTGCTCCCcctaaagcagcagcagcagcagcaacagccacaGCAGGTGTACAGCTGGCCCTACCCTCCACAACCACAGCAG TTCCAGTACCCTTATGATGCAGCTGAGGGGACtgacactgccaccaccaccaccaccactgccaccaccgccacaacaagggTTATTCAGGTGTTGCCCCAATATGCTTCAACCCCACAGCCCCACTCCCCCATGACagtgcaggcagggaatgtcatacag gctatcaccaccatgaccaccatgaccaccaccaccaccatgaccaccgccaccaccaccaccaccaccaccaccaccaccaccaccaccaccaccaccaccaccaccaccaccaccaccacagcactcagcgtggcacagaaggaacagagccaggcggaaaacaaggactaa